One Gadus macrocephalus chromosome 17, ASM3116895v1 genomic window, GTcggcgtcttggtggtgcagcggtatGAGTGTTGGCTAAcactctgtagactcaggtttgagtccccgcTCACAGGGAATAAGAATTTGCTCATCCTTTCTTGCTGAGCCTAGATTCTGTTCACCGCTTAGACACAGGGTTTAAGTCCCCTGATGGAGTaagtaccttaatggatacctgttatttctagactgtgtgaattgtaaagtcaagtataacctccaaacttgCTCTGGTAGGTGTCTTGGTGGTGTGGCGGtaagggctgttggttaacaccctgtagactcaggttcgagtccccgctcgcACGGCCAATAAGCTGACCTTCATGatgagctttcagacactatatcggttcaagaggtacgGTATTGGATacctcttatttctctatcatgtgaatggtaaagtcaagtataacctccaagcactCTCTGATTAGcttcttggtggtgaagcggtcagggctgtcggttaacgctctgtagactctggttcgagtccccgctcgcACGGCCAATAAGCTGACCTTCATGatgagctttcagacactataTAGGTTCAAGAGGTACGGTATTGGATacctcttatttctctatcatgtgaatggtaaagtcaagtataacctccaagcactCGCTGATTAGcttcttggtggtgaagcggtcagggctgtcggttaacgctctgtagactctgGTTCGAGTCcacgcacgcacggctaataagaatgacgagctttcagacactatggtttaggtgccctgctcagaaccagggttcaagaggtaccgtaTTGGATACaacttatttctctatcatgtgaatggtaaagtcaagtataacctccaaaaatGATCAGGTAAGTGtctgggtggtgcagcggtcagggctgttggttaacgctctgtagactcacgTTTGAGTccccgcatgcacgcacggctaataagaatgtcgagctttcagacactatgtaggttcaggtTCCCTGCTCTGAACcggggttcaagaggtaccgtaatggatacatcttatttctctatcatgtgaatggtaaagtcaagtataacctccaagcacactctggtaagcgtctgggtggtgcagcggtcagggctgttggttaacgctctgtaggctCAGGTATGAGTccccgcatgcacgcacggctaataagaatgtTGGTTCAGGTTCCCGGATCCGAACCGGTTGGAAGCGGTAAGGTTTGAGAccccgctcacacagccaccagaggtacgttaatggatacatcttatttctcaatcatgtgaatggtaaagtcaagtataacctccaaacatgttctggtaagcgtctgggtggtgcagcggtcagggctgttggttaacgctctgtaggctcaggtttgagtccccgtatgcacgcacggctaataagaatgtTGGTTCAGGTTCCCGGATCCGAACCGGGGATCAAGAGGTACATTAGAGGTttgagtccccgctcacacagccaccagaggtacgttaatggatacatcttatttctcaatcatgtgaatggtaaagtcaagtataacctccaaacatgttctggtaagcgtcttggtggtgcagcggtcagggctggtggttaacggttagttaacgctctgtagactaaggttcgagtcccagcTCACACGTCCACCAGAGGTAcggtaatggatacatcttatttctcaatcatgtgaatggtaaagtcaagtataacctccaaacatgttctggaaagcgtcttggtggtgcagcggtcagggctggtggttaacggttagttaacgctctgtagactaaggttcgagtccctgCTCGCACGGCCAAGAACGGGTACAAGAGGTACAAGAGGTACAAGAGGTACATTAGTGGGGGGGGTtctgtccacccccccccccaccccccccttcagagggggtggggggggggggggtaaggactCAAGGGGTCTTGCTACTGGGGGGTAAGGACTCAAGGGGTCTTGCTACTGGGGGGTAAGGACTAATGGGGTCTTGATACATTTTTGAATGCCCCTAAAATATACCCCCCCCAATTataaccccacctcctccccctttatAGCCCCTCCCATATTTAAAAAGTTTCAtcaaaaagggaaacattttaaaaaaaagataaaaaaaaagaaagatctatagatctttcaagaaagataaaaaataaagataaaaaaagataaaaaataagagataaaacaaaaagataaaaaataagaaagtaaaaaaaaaaaagataaaatataagaaagttaaaaaaaaagatagaatataagaaagataaaaaaatatataaaatataataaagataaaaaatatagaaaaacataaaaaataagaaagataaaaaaaaaatataaaatataataaagataaaaaaaatagaaaaacataaaaaataagaaaaataaaaaaaaatatataaaatataagaaagataaataaaaagataaaatataagaaagataaaaaaaaaagatagaatataagaaagataaaaaaaaataaaaaaaaatataaaatataataacgataaaaaaaaatagaaaaacataaaaaataagaaaaataaaaaaaaagatataaaatataagaaagataaatagaaaagataaaatataagaaagataaaaaaaaaagataaaatataagaaagataaaaaaatatagaaaaaaatataagaaagataaaaaaaaaaaagataaaaaataaagaaagattaaaaaaaaatatataattttttttaaatgtttccctttttgaTGAAACTTTTTACCGCAAGTAGCAAGACCCCTTTAGTCCTTACCACAAGTAGCAAGACCCCTTtagtcctttccccccccccacccccccccggagaggggggggtggggttctgcCGTACGCGCCAACGTGGTGGTGTTCCGACCTTGGTGTACTCACGTCTTGGTGGCCGTGTGAGCGGTGACTCGAACCTTAGCCTACAGGGCAttaaccatcagccctgaccgctgcaccaccaagactcaATCTAGTGCGTGTTTGGAGGATATACTTGACTttgccattcacatgatagagaaataagatgaatCCATCAAGGTACCTCAGGTGGCTGTGTGAGctgggactcgaacctgagtctaTAGGGtgttaactaaccgttaaccatcagccctgaccactgcaccaccaagacacttaTCAGAGCATGTTTGGAggatatacttgactttaccattcacatgatagagaaataagataaaTCCATCAAGGTACCTCAGGTGGCTGTATGAGCTGGGACtagaacctgagtctacagagcattaaccgacagccctgaccgctgcaccatcCAGACTCTTACCTGATCATTTTTGGAGGTTATaattgactttaccattcacatgattgagaaataagatgtatccattacggtacctcttgaaccctggttctgaCGAGGGCACCTGAACCTACATAGTATCTGAAAGCTCGTCATTCTTAATAGCCGTGCGTGGACTCGAACCTgggtctacagagcgttaaccaccagccctgaccgcttcaccaccaagacacttACCAGATCatttttggaggttatacttgactttaccattcacatgatagagaaataagatgtatccattacggtACCTCTTGAAGCCTGGTTCTGAGGAGGGCACCTGAACCTACATAGTATCTGAATGCTCgtcattcttattagccgtgcgtgcgtgGACTCAAACCTGTGTCTCCAGagcgttaaccaccagccctgaccgcttcaccaccaagacgcttaccagagcgtgcttggaggttatacttgactttaccattcacatgatagagaaataagatgaaaccattaaggtacctctggcggccgtgtgagcggggactcaaaccttagtctacagagcgttaaccaaccgttaaccaacagccctgatcTACCACATTCATGTTGTCGATTCGTTTTCGTTTGTGTGCCTCCGGCATGTTTGTTAGCAAagttctccttctcttcttcgctACCGGTGAGGTGGgagcatggacataataaaggaggGCTAGAGCCCCActtgcccctccagacgaactcagccggaggaggcaagccagggtcgacaaaaaatgaaataaaagctcagaatttattattttatagtactTTTGGGgagattatttatatatatatatatatatatatatatatatatatatatatatatatatatatatatatatatattctttttcattttaattttcttttctttttttcttatattgtaattgattgacgtaggtgagggtacatttagggcatttagattCGGGGTAGGGTAGATTCCAGACTCAGATTTCCACAAAAAGTAGCCTAGACTATTTCataatatatgtcaacattattagcgtttttatttattatagttttattatattaaaggTCACTTTACATTCCCACTAAGTTTTTGTTGGTAATTATAGCACAAAATTCATCCATCATTAACTTAAGACTGCATCTGCTGGGGTATACTAGAAATCAGAGTACTTCCGGTTTCCAAGCAGTTTAAACCGAGTCAGCTAGGAATCAGCTGATCCAGTACGAGTCGTTACACAGCAATCACGTTCAACCTCGTGCGCAGCTGCGTGTTAAACTCCAAAACCTCAGTTTTAAGGAGTACGGTTTTAAAGCGCAGCAATGCTAACTGACAGACCAATTGGCCCCATATCATTATTCAGGTTAAATGATCAACAAAACGATGATTACCTCTGTTGAAGCCAAAAGCGCCTCGGTTCATAAACATCCTAGGTATCATGTAAAATAGCGACACTATCTGGCGACTACCTGCATGTGTTTGGAGTCGCTATCCGCGGTGCTGAAATGTTAGCCTAGAGATCTAGTCGCCCCTAGCGGCAGCAAATTTAATCTTTCCGATATGGGTCTGGCTTGCCAGGCTACTTAAATGTAGGACTTGATCGAAAACATCTCAGTTCATCAGCGTTTTATTCAAAATTTTCTCTACTTCCCCGTCCTCTGATTAATTTTTCTGCTTCCTTATAAAAAATCTGTAAACATGATGAGTTAAGAGAATGAAAtggaatgttagaaaaaaaaattcattGAAGAGTAAAAATTTGCAGGACGATAAGGCCCACACCTAGCATACAATGAACATGAAAAACTCGTTCTATAAAAATCTATCCATTCTATTTCCTAATAGAAAAATCGTGAGGAATATCACGACTGTTCCGTCCCTGCAGTCTGCAGGTCAAGGGTCGCGTCGCCTCATCAGCGCGCTGGTGTACTCTCTCTCAAGGAGGAGGGGGTCTCTGGTGGTCCGGAGGTGACCCTGGATGGGGGGgatagaggtcagaggtcagaccgGGACTGGGTAGAGACAACTCCATTAAAGATGTTGAGGAGATAGACGTCCAGTGTAGTGCAGGGGAGGCACAGTAGAGAACAACGGGGCTGGGGTAGGGCAAGCAAGTAGGTTAGGGTAAGCTAGAGAAGAATAAGGTAGGGGAAACTGCagtaggttaggttagggtagGCTAGAGAAGGTAAGGGTAGGGGAAACTGCagtaggttaggttagggtagGCTAGAGAAGGTAAGGGTAGGGGAAACTGCagtaggttaggttagggtagGCTAGAGAAGGttagggtagggtagggtacACTGCAGTAGGTTAGGGTAGACTACAGAAGGTTAGGGTACACTAGGGTAGGTTTTGGTTAGGTTAGAGTAGGTAAGGTAAGGGTAGACTAGAGGAGGTTAGGTTAGGGTAGACTAGAGAAGAGTTAGGGCGAACTAGGCTACAGTAGGGTAGACTAGGGCCGGGTATACTAAAGCAGGAGAGGAAAGGCTAGGGGGGCTggggacctgtctgtctctcaggagGCGGGCCTTCTCGATGAGCTGTTGCAGCTCCGCAATCAGCCTCTCGTTCTCCTCCAGAACCTGTTTATTATGAGACTGCTGGGAGAGCAGCacctcctggagagagagagagagagggacagagacagagagagagacagagacagagacagagacagagacagagagagagagagagacagagagagagagagagagacagagacagagagagagacagagagagagagagagagagagagagagagagggacagagacagagacagagagagagagacagagagagagtgtacaGGTGTGCATTAGCTTTATATTCGCTCCCCTCAGGTACCCAAAATGACGGACAAAATCGTCTGAAAACCAtcttatgaatgcggtcatgccATTTACACTTCGGCATATTAGGTAGGACTTAAGCATCTAATTAGAAAAAAATGCTACAGTAAGAGAAGATGAAAATCGTCACAGATCTACTTTGGGGGAATGACCATGAATGTGGTGGAGTTTGCTTTGTTTAATCCGCCAATGAAGAACTGAATATTTTGAATAAACACTACAGTAAAATTATTTAAAAGTGCACTTAGAATAACATGCTGAACCAGAATATGGTTGAATAATTATTATCATAGATATCTTTGTTGTCCACGGGGAATGTAAGGTTAACCTTACATTTATGGGTGCGTGGCACTTGggtctatgaacatccttactgtaccgacagtgatatattgttgtttctcttcttctgacaaatgtacttattgtaagttgctttggataaaagcgtctaaaTGCCCTTGATGTAACTGTAATTTTTctgaaaataatataattttgtTTATGGAATTTTAAAATATTCCTGTATGGCCCCCCCATGCCTCTCCAGAGTGGGGCGGGGCCTGACCGCGGCGGTCATGGTGCCTCACCCTGCTGGCTGTGAGCACGGCGGTGTGGAAGGCCTGCCTGGCCCGCCCCTCGGACCGCTCCCTCTCCGACAGCAGGTGGGCCTGCAGCCCGCGCAGGACGTCCCGGTGGTGGCGCTGCAGCCCCGGTCGCTCCGCCCTCAGCTCCCCCAGGCgggacacacactgctgctccgccccctggtgggACACGCACATGTAAcccgtgcacaaacacacacacacgcacaaagtgtgcacgtgagtgcaggcacgcacacacacacacacacacaagggaaggtgtatatatataaaaaaaaaatatagacatatacacacgcagccacacacacaggaaaaataatataaaacacaatgagaaaataataacacacacaggaGTATATATAAAAAccaacatatacacaaacacaaacacgtccAGATTACATCAGCATTAATGTGTGACTCATCAAAAGCCTATCTGGCTTTGACCAAATGAACAAAAGTTGATGTATGGGGTAAAAGTGCAGGACACATATGTATCATACTAATTGACCCATTAAAACACACCAAGCACAGACAGCACAAGACTCAAACGGTTCTTGAGACGTGGGAGGGGTGGTTGCTGTACCTTGTACTGACTGAGATCACGGAGCTCTGCGTCGAGACGAACCagctctgtctccttctccgtTAACTGCTTCATCAGCTCTACAACAGCGGAAATGGGAAGACGAGGTACATGTACGGGAAAGTACATCGGGTTTTCCATTTTAATAGCATTATGTCATAAAATGAATGTACCAATAAATTATTCACAATTGACGGCTCAGCTCATTAATGCGTTTTTGTTGTATGCATTCACATTACCTCTCCGATTGGCCCATTTGATTAGTTTTCCCTTACCATTGGTCCGTCCCTGGAGCTCCTCCCCCTGTCGCTTCAGGTCCATGTGTTCCGGGTGGTCAGTGGAGCTGCCCATCAAACTCTGAAGCCTCTGGTGTC contains:
- the ccdc166 gene encoding uncharacterized protein ccdc166 → MAPKKKKSGKKSAPKKVGEGKNAEQDRAREALLHIEYEKLRDMWNNLKNRKEWLICENQSLQREVDQTRLESQEYIAYQSKRHQRLQSLMGSSTDHPEHMDLKRQGEELQGRTNELMKQLTEKETELVRLDAELRDLSQYKGAEQQCVSRLGELRAERPGLQRHHRDVLRGLQAHLLSERERSEGRARQAFHTAVLTASREVLLSQQSHNKQVLEENERLIAELQQLIEKARLLRDRQGHLRTTRDPLLLEREYTSALMRRRDP